A stretch of the Amycolatopsis sp. BJA-103 genome encodes the following:
- a CDS encoding YnfA family protein, whose translation MIRSIALFALAALLEIGGAWLIWQGVREHRGYLWIGAGIVALGLYGFVATLQPDANFGRILAAYGGVFVAGSLAWGMVADGYRPDRYDVIGALICLAGVGVIMYAPRA comes from the coding sequence ATGATCCGGTCCATCGCGCTCTTCGCACTCGCCGCCCTGCTGGAGATCGGTGGCGCCTGGCTGATCTGGCAAGGCGTCAGGGAACACCGCGGCTACCTCTGGATCGGCGCGGGCATCGTCGCACTGGGCCTCTACGGCTTCGTCGCGACACTCCAGCCCGACGCGAACTTCGGCCGCATCCTCGCCGCGTACGGCGGAGTGTTCGTCGCGGGATCGCTGGCGTGGGGCATGGTCGCCGACGGCTACCGGCCGGACCGGTACGACGTCATCGGCGCCCTGATCTGCCTCGCCGGGGTCGGGGTCATCATGTACGCGCCCCGAGCTTGA
- the lepB gene encoding signal peptidase I, translating into MTETDFPAPPAARPGPKRRFSPLLFVMILLAVVGGGAGGYGFWTLMGYRMVSVPGEAMTPTIQPGEVVLYRWAELPEIPRGAVVLMDLSAFPDARPGEGRAVKRVIGIGGDQVVCCTKDNLITVNGKPVKEPYTEDDNGYGRKEYRPFSVQVPPGTVFVAGDLRNNSRDSRIYTEEPGNGAVPLSKLSGIVVGLGSPFSAEPFPQTTAFVEAGLPGDPVSDTGFRTSRLLVFAGVGLVVLGVIGAIVSVARFAGKRRRAAAVPPAR; encoded by the coding sequence GTGACCGAAACGGACTTTCCCGCTCCGCCCGCCGCGAGACCGGGGCCGAAGCGAAGATTCTCCCCGCTCCTGTTCGTGATGATCCTGCTGGCGGTCGTCGGCGGGGGCGCCGGGGGGTACGGGTTCTGGACCCTGATGGGCTATCGGATGGTGAGTGTCCCCGGCGAAGCGATGACGCCCACGATCCAGCCGGGCGAGGTCGTGCTGTATCGCTGGGCGGAACTCCCCGAGATTCCGCGCGGCGCGGTCGTCCTCATGGATCTGTCCGCGTTCCCGGACGCGAGACCCGGCGAAGGCCGGGCCGTCAAGCGGGTGATCGGCATCGGTGGTGATCAGGTCGTCTGCTGCACGAAGGACAACCTGATCACCGTCAACGGGAAGCCGGTCAAGGAGCCGTACACCGAAGACGACAACGGGTACGGCCGCAAGGAATACCGGCCGTTCAGCGTCCAGGTGCCGCCGGGCACGGTGTTCGTCGCCGGTGACCTGCGGAACAATTCCCGGGACTCGCGCATCTACACCGAGGAGCCCGGCAACGGCGCCGTTCCCCTGTCGAAGCTGAGCGGAATCGTCGTCGGACTGGGGAGTCCTTTCTCCGCCGAGCCCTTTCCGCAGACCACCGCTTTCGTCGAAGCCGGACTTCCCGGCGACCCCGTGTCCGACACCGGGTTCCGTACCTCGCGTCTGCTGGTGTTTGCCGGAGTCGGGCTCGTCGTCCTGGGGGTCATCGGGGCGATCGTGAGCGTTGCCCGCTTCGCCGGAAAACGACGAAGAGCAGCCGCAGTCCCACCAGCGCGCTGA
- a CDS encoding AarF/UbiB family protein, whose protein sequence is MNLLLGLLTLPVYALMLWPLVVAARRVLGVRIGVVRAFCAAGFGWLVAGGILSAFPTPMYASGGAFAGLIIPVAGGAFLATLMFLFVAEFVLPAGSGLGLIGRIRSLRRRAARTRRYSQITRIAIKHGLGRYLTGRREAGLAQVRHAKLARSLRRALEEGGVTFVKLGQLLSTRSDLLPPVFIDELSKLQDQVAFADADEVATVLREELGGDPDEIFAEFDPEPIAAASIAQVYRAKLRDGQEVVVKVQRPDVQSLVDRDLDIVRRVAAALDLRADWARSLGVIDLAEGFADALVEELDFRTEARNIEAVAAAYPGTEVALPTVHKALSTERVLVMRRLDGKPLAAAKEQVPVAERANLARSMLRCVLGQVMGSGVFHADPHPGNVLLLTDGRLGLLDFGSVGRLDSGLRGGLQNLILALDRGDPAALRDGLLEIVDRPDEIEEQRLERALGSLVAKHFNHGQAPDLDMFTDLFRVIADFRLSVPPPIAAVFRALATLEGTLAALAPGFNIVVESRAYAAEQVGAGLRPESLRSTATNELMALLPVLRRLPRRVDRIGNALEQGRLSVNVRLFSDERDRDVVTGLVHELLLAFVGAATGLMAVLLLGGAGGPEMLPGVTLHQMFGYNLLVVSALVGLRLLFVVFRRSGQRSRSPR, encoded by the coding sequence ATGAACCTGCTGCTCGGCCTGCTCACCCTGCCCGTCTACGCGCTCATGCTGTGGCCACTCGTGGTCGCCGCCCGCCGCGTGCTGGGCGTGCGGATCGGCGTGGTGCGCGCGTTCTGCGCCGCGGGTTTCGGCTGGCTCGTCGCGGGCGGCATCCTCAGCGCGTTCCCCACCCCGATGTACGCGAGCGGCGGCGCCTTCGCCGGGCTGATCATCCCGGTGGCGGGCGGCGCGTTCCTGGCGACGCTGATGTTCCTGTTCGTCGCGGAGTTCGTCCTCCCGGCGGGCTCCGGGCTCGGGCTGATCGGCAGGATCCGTTCCCTGCGCCGCCGCGCCGCCCGGACGCGGCGGTACTCGCAGATCACCCGGATCGCGATCAAGCACGGCCTCGGCCGCTACCTCACCGGCCGCCGGGAAGCAGGCCTCGCCCAGGTCCGGCACGCCAAACTGGCGCGTTCGCTGCGCCGCGCGCTGGAAGAGGGCGGCGTGACGTTCGTGAAGCTCGGCCAACTGCTCTCGACCCGGTCCGACCTGCTCCCGCCGGTGTTCATCGACGAACTCAGCAAGCTCCAGGACCAGGTCGCCTTCGCCGACGCCGACGAGGTCGCGACCGTGCTGCGCGAGGAACTGGGCGGCGACCCGGACGAGATCTTCGCCGAGTTCGATCCGGAACCGATCGCGGCCGCGTCGATCGCGCAGGTCTACCGGGCGAAGCTGCGCGACGGGCAGGAAGTCGTCGTCAAGGTGCAGCGGCCCGACGTGCAGTCGCTGGTCGACCGGGACCTCGACATCGTCCGCCGTGTCGCCGCCGCTCTGGACCTGCGCGCGGACTGGGCCCGTTCGCTCGGCGTCATCGACCTCGCCGAAGGCTTCGCCGACGCCCTGGTCGAGGAACTCGACTTCCGGACCGAGGCCAGGAACATCGAAGCGGTCGCCGCGGCCTACCCCGGCACCGAGGTCGCCCTCCCGACCGTCCACAAAGCACTGTCCACCGAGCGCGTCCTGGTGATGCGGCGCCTCGACGGCAAACCACTCGCCGCCGCCAAGGAACAGGTCCCGGTCGCGGAACGGGCGAACCTCGCCCGGTCGATGCTGCGCTGCGTACTCGGCCAGGTGATGGGCAGCGGCGTCTTCCACGCCGACCCGCATCCCGGCAACGTCCTGCTGCTCACCGACGGCAGGCTGGGCCTGCTCGACTTCGGCTCCGTCGGACGGCTCGACTCGGGCCTGCGCGGCGGGCTGCAGAACCTCATCCTCGCCCTCGACCGCGGCGACCCGGCCGCGCTGCGCGACGGCCTGCTGGAGATCGTCGACCGGCCGGACGAGATCGAGGAGCAACGGCTGGAGCGGGCACTGGGTTCCTTGGTGGCCAAGCATTTCAACCACGGGCAGGCCCCGGATCTGGACATGTTCACCGACCTGTTCCGGGTGATCGCCGACTTCCGGCTCAGCGTGCCCCCGCCGATCGCCGCGGTGTTCCGCGCACTGGCCACTTTGGAGGGAACACTGGCCGCGCTGGCGCCGGGATTCAACATCGTCGTCGAATCCCGCGCCTACGCCGCCGAGCAGGTGGGTGCCGGCCTGCGGCCGGAGTCGTTGCGCTCCACCGCCACCAACGAACTGATGGCGCTCCTGCCGGTGCTGCGCCGCCTGCCCCGCCGCGTCGACCGGATCGGCAACGCACTGGAGCAGGGCAGGCTTTCGGTCAACGTCCGGCTGTTCTCCGACGAACGCGACCGCGACGTGGTCACCGGGCTGGTGCACGAACTCCTGCTGGCGTTCGTCGGCGCGGCCACCGGGCTGATGGCCGTGCTGCTGCTGGGCGGCGCGGGCGGCCCGGAGATGCTGCCCGGCGTCACGCTGCACCAGATGTTCGGCTACAACCTGCTCGTGGTCAGCGCGCTGGTGGGACTGCGGCTGCTCTTCGTCGTTTTCCGGCGAAGCGGGCAACGCTCACGATCGCCCCGATGA
- a CDS encoding MFS transporter gives MVSSYKRELTLTAAGLSLIAVSYGLARYAYGLFAPTLRTEFGLDGGTLGAIAAGSYVAYCLAVVASTAITARRGARAGALAAGATATAGTALIAAAPNAAVLALGVVLAGASTGLASPSLADAVSRVVRVTRRDRAQSVVNAGTGLGVLISGPVSLLAIGDWRLAWWAFAAASALVTLWIARVVPPVKEDRKSGLPVPLFPPATGRLLPAAATLGLASAAIWTFGRDIAVSIGGLGETASTVVWIVLGAVGLAGAFTAELTSRAGLRRAWSAGMILFAIATALFALATRSLPALIIAAALFGAVYIGLTGVLILWGTRAYPASPAFGVGVAFLMLALGQAAGAPLIGFLGDLIDLRAGFLAAAAIAVLGVLFAPKEATTTYNFGVRSLSRVSPVPPERESRAGCA, from the coding sequence ATGGTTTCTTCGTACAAACGCGAGCTGACGCTCACCGCGGCCGGGTTGTCGCTGATCGCGGTCTCCTACGGACTCGCGAGGTACGCGTACGGCCTCTTCGCACCGACACTCCGGACGGAGTTCGGCCTCGACGGCGGCACCCTCGGCGCCATCGCGGCGGGCAGCTACGTCGCTTACTGCCTCGCCGTCGTCGCCTCGACCGCCATCACGGCCCGCAGGGGCGCCCGGGCGGGCGCGCTCGCCGCCGGGGCGACCGCCACCGCGGGGACCGCCTTGATCGCGGCCGCTCCGAACGCCGCCGTCCTCGCGCTCGGTGTCGTCCTGGCCGGAGCCAGCACCGGGCTGGCCTCCCCTTCGCTCGCGGACGCGGTCTCCCGTGTCGTCCGCGTGACCCGCCGCGACCGAGCCCAGTCCGTGGTGAACGCCGGAACCGGGCTCGGCGTGCTGATCTCCGGTCCGGTCTCCCTGCTCGCGATCGGCGACTGGAGGCTGGCCTGGTGGGCCTTCGCCGCGGCATCGGCGCTGGTGACACTATGGATCGCCCGCGTCGTGCCGCCGGTCAAGGAGGATCGGAAGAGCGGCCTGCCGGTACCGCTGTTCCCACCCGCGACCGGACGGCTGCTGCCCGCCGCCGCGACGCTCGGCCTGGCCAGCGCGGCGATCTGGACGTTCGGCAGGGACATCGCCGTGAGCATCGGCGGGCTCGGCGAGACTGCCTCGACGGTGGTGTGGATCGTCCTCGGTGCGGTCGGCCTGGCAGGCGCGTTCACCGCCGAACTGACCTCGCGGGCGGGGCTGCGCCGGGCCTGGTCGGCGGGAATGATCCTGTTCGCCATCGCCACGGCTCTCTTCGCCCTCGCCACTCGATCGCTGCCGGCGCTCATCATCGCGGCGGCACTCTTCGGAGCCGTCTACATCGGACTGACCGGCGTACTGATCCTCTGGGGCACCAGGGCCTATCCGGCGTCTCCCGCGTTCGGCGTGGGCGTGGCCTTCCTGATGCTGGCGCTCGGCCAGGCCGCCGGAGCGCCACTGATCGGCTTCCTCGGCGACCTCATCGACCTTCGTGCCGGTTTCCTCGCGGCCGCGGCGATCGCCGTCCTCGGCGTCCTGTTCGCCCCCAAGGAGGCGACCACGACCTACAACTTCGGGGTTCGTTCCCTCTCAAGGGTGAGCCCCGTCCCGCCGGAGCGGGAATCCCGCGCGGGCTGCGCGTGA
- a CDS encoding TetR/AcrR family transcriptional regulator, with protein sequence MLTPAGERVLSAASTLFYRDGLNAVGVAAIAEAAGVTKKTLYACFGSKTDLTVAYLRSRHDVWWAYLEQRLAEAGIPRALTVFDAYVDHPKLGSDRGCAFLNAAAELPAGHPGLDVIRRHKAAVRAKFAELLREDVPGAADPQRLAEQLFLLLEGAVAHTGIDGDAHRVTLAREIAEILLRDPREAGTG encoded by the coding sequence ATGCTGACACCGGCGGGCGAGCGTGTCCTGAGCGCGGCGAGCACGTTGTTCTACCGAGACGGGCTGAACGCCGTGGGCGTCGCGGCGATCGCCGAGGCCGCGGGCGTCACGAAGAAGACGCTGTACGCGTGCTTCGGATCGAAGACGGACCTGACGGTCGCGTACCTGCGAAGCCGTCACGACGTCTGGTGGGCGTACCTGGAACAGCGGCTGGCCGAGGCCGGCATACCCCGGGCGCTGACGGTCTTCGACGCCTACGTCGATCACCCGAAGCTCGGGAGCGACCGGGGGTGCGCGTTCCTCAACGCGGCGGCCGAGCTGCCCGCCGGTCATCCCGGACTCGACGTGATCCGGCGGCACAAGGCGGCGGTCCGGGCGAAGTTCGCCGAACTCCTCCGCGAGGACGTCCCGGGTGCGGCCGATCCGCAACGGCTCGCGGAACAGCTCTTCCTCTTGCTGGAAGGCGCTGTCGCGCACACCGGTATCGACGGCGACGCGCACCGGGTCACCCTGGCGAGGGAGATCGCGGAGATACTGCTGAGGGATCCGCGCGAGGCGGGCACAGGCTAG
- a CDS encoding sensor histidine kinase — protein MRLFGPLVDRATYRRWVYFILGGALSVPYVLFAAIVVPSLLPLVVTVERGVVIAMITVVLVIIASSFIPAVRVLEGAAVRELLDDPVPGVTFGPAGSWPVRLRSTAMYLLHVGTGCVLSLASLFVPVGFGFTVAAPFTGRIALSTEDPIVVPAGWASAWIPLAFLLGVVALAYVVWGAGAVLTRVARSLLGVSAAERIAQLEKRTEQLAERNRLARELHDSVGHALSVVTIQAGAARRTLRTDPDFTEQALTAIEDSARAALDDLDHVLGLLREEASSRAPQSGLTELSALVEATRLAGAEVTAEVRGEPSSVPPVVSREAYRILQECLTNALRHAGKVPVTVLVDAGSELLSLRVSNPLGAAVPSRDGGGRGLRGMAERVDVLGGTITAGRADGFWKVEVAVPWGKRR, from the coding sequence ATGCGACTTTTCGGCCCGCTCGTGGATCGGGCGACCTATCGCCGGTGGGTGTACTTCATCCTCGGTGGCGCCTTGAGCGTGCCGTATGTGCTCTTCGCCGCCATCGTGGTGCCTTCGCTGTTACCGCTAGTCGTGACGGTGGAGCGCGGGGTCGTCATCGCGATGATCACCGTCGTCCTGGTGATCATCGCGTCGTCGTTCATCCCCGCCGTCCGGGTGCTGGAGGGCGCGGCCGTCCGGGAACTGCTGGACGATCCCGTGCCGGGAGTGACGTTCGGGCCCGCGGGGAGCTGGCCCGTCCGGCTGCGGTCGACGGCGATGTACCTGCTGCACGTGGGCACGGGGTGCGTCCTCAGCCTGGCGAGCCTGTTCGTCCCGGTCGGCTTCGGTTTCACCGTCGCGGCCCCGTTCACCGGCCGGATAGCACTGTCCACAGAGGACCCGATCGTGGTACCGGCCGGCTGGGCGAGCGCGTGGATCCCGCTGGCCTTCCTGCTCGGCGTCGTCGCGCTGGCGTACGTGGTGTGGGGAGCGGGCGCGGTGCTGACCCGCGTCGCCCGCAGCCTGCTGGGCGTCTCGGCCGCCGAGCGGATCGCCCAGCTGGAGAAACGCACCGAACAACTCGCCGAACGCAATCGGCTGGCGCGGGAACTGCACGACTCGGTCGGGCACGCGCTGAGCGTCGTGACCATCCAGGCCGGGGCCGCGCGCCGGACCTTGCGCACCGATCCGGACTTCACGGAACAGGCGCTCACCGCGATCGAGGATTCCGCCCGTGCCGCGCTGGACGACCTCGACCACGTGCTCGGACTGCTGCGCGAGGAGGCGTCGTCGCGGGCGCCGCAATCCGGGCTGACGGAGCTGTCCGCGCTGGTCGAAGCCACGCGGCTGGCGGGCGCCGAGGTGACGGCGGAGGTGCGGGGCGAACCGTCGTCGGTGCCGCCGGTCGTCTCCCGTGAGGCGTACCGGATCCTGCAGGAATGCCTGACGAACGCGTTGCGGCACGCCGGTAAGGTGCCGGTGACGGTGCTCGTCGACGCCGGCTCGGAACTGCTGTCGCTGCGGGTGTCCAACCCGCTCGGCGCCGCGGTTCCGTCACGCGACGGGGGCGGCCGGGGACTGCGGGGAATGGCGGAACGGGTGGACGTGCTCGGCGGCACGATCACCGCGGGGCGCGCGGACGGATTCTGGAAGGTCGAGGTGGCGGTGCCATGGGGGAAACGGCGATGA
- a CDS encoding response regulator has translation MSIGVLLVDDEQLIRAGLRAIVASEPDLEVVGEASDGAEVPGLVSRFRPDVVLMDVRMPSVDGIRATTHLMSTMDNPPKVIVVTTFENDDYVYDALLAGASGFLLKRTRPEEIVSAIRTVAAGESLLFPAAIRRLAAQQANRGPQDGLADAGLTEREREVLRLMASGLSNVEIAGELYLGVQTVKTHVGNVLAKLGARDRTQAVIKAYDTGFVTPAG, from the coding sequence ATGAGCATCGGGGTGCTGCTGGTCGACGACGAACAGCTGATCCGGGCGGGGCTGCGGGCGATCGTCGCCTCCGAGCCGGATCTGGAGGTCGTGGGCGAGGCGTCCGACGGCGCCGAGGTGCCGGGCCTGGTCTCGCGGTTCCGGCCCGACGTCGTGCTGATGGACGTCCGGATGCCTTCGGTCGACGGGATCCGCGCGACCACGCATCTGATGTCCACTATGGACAATCCGCCCAAGGTGATCGTGGTGACCACCTTCGAGAACGACGACTACGTCTACGACGCCCTGCTCGCCGGCGCGAGCGGCTTCCTGCTGAAGCGGACCAGGCCCGAGGAGATCGTCTCGGCGATCCGGACGGTGGCGGCGGGGGAGTCGCTGCTGTTCCCGGCCGCGATCCGGCGGCTGGCCGCGCAGCAGGCGAACCGGGGCCCGCAGGACGGTCTCGCCGACGCGGGGCTCACCGAACGCGAACGCGAGGTGCTGCGGCTGATGGCGAGCGGACTGTCCAATGTGGAGATCGCGGGAGAGCTGTACCTCGGCGTGCAGACGGTGAAGACGCACGTCGGGAACGTCCTGGCGAAACTCGGAGCGAGGGACCGGACACAAGCGGTGATCAAGGCCTACGACACCGGATTCGTCACACCGGCGGGCTGA
- a CDS encoding serine hydrolase: MDTNVNRRRVLGLGTVAAAGAVLGTAQLAQAAEESESDTAAKDASAAARRIFQVYARETAKAGGTWSSHVSVADSDGNLVTAVSERADEVVEAYSVNKIAVATAVLDKIDRGLLTLDQRVDVTADIVIKDTDGIFALDGAYPSSVTLGHAMAALLTLSDNTAVRLCGLVCPAAEVNEILRGKGFVRTQVVPVANPNRFFLGKTTPAETHTLLRKLVGGTLLSAKSTEYLLNILRSLSAFTDGVRLGLTSAERLRVATKAGWFNDGRNEAGVMFSADGKPILTYSLFASGAFAGDPAVTKDDYAATHPALKARAKLGKTMFRSVEKLTAATARTYAAAPYRASNGG, translated from the coding sequence GTGGATACGAACGTCAACCGCCGTCGCGTGCTGGGGCTGGGAACGGTCGCCGCCGCGGGCGCGGTCCTCGGGACAGCGCAGCTCGCCCAAGCCGCCGAAGAGTCCGAATCGGACACCGCGGCCAAAGACGCGTCGGCCGCCGCTCGCCGGATTTTCCAGGTCTACGCCCGGGAAACCGCGAAGGCGGGCGGCACCTGGTCGTCTCACGTCAGCGTCGCGGACTCCGACGGGAACCTGGTCACCGCCGTCTCCGAGCGGGCCGACGAGGTCGTCGAGGCCTACAGTGTCAACAAGATCGCGGTCGCCACCGCGGTACTCGACAAGATCGACCGCGGACTGCTCACCTTGGACCAGCGCGTCGACGTCACGGCCGACATCGTCATCAAGGACACCGACGGCATCTTCGCCCTGGACGGCGCGTATCCGAGTTCGGTGACGCTCGGGCACGCGATGGCCGCGCTGCTGACGCTGTCCGACAACACCGCTGTCCGCCTGTGCGGGCTGGTCTGCCCCGCCGCGGAGGTCAACGAGATCCTGCGCGGCAAGGGATTCGTGCGCACCCAGGTCGTCCCGGTGGCCAACCCGAACCGCTTCTTCCTCGGCAAGACGACCCCGGCCGAGACGCATACGCTGCTGCGGAAACTGGTCGGCGGGACGCTGCTTTCGGCGAAGTCCACCGAGTACCTGCTGAACATCCTGCGCTCGCTGAGCGCGTTCACCGACGGGGTGCGGCTCGGCCTGACCTCGGCCGAGCGGCTGCGGGTCGCCACGAAGGCCGGCTGGTTCAACGACGGCCGCAACGAGGCGGGCGTGATGTTCAGCGCCGACGGCAAGCCGATCCTGACGTACTCGCTGTTCGCGTCGGGCGCGTTCGCGGGCGACCCGGCGGTCACCAAGGACGACTATGCCGCGACGCATCCGGCGCTGAAGGCGCGGGCGAAGCTCGGGAAGACGATGTTCCGTTCGGTCGAGAAGCTGACCGCCGCCACGGCCCGAACCTACGCTGCCGCTCCGTACCGGGCCTCCAACGGCGGCTGA
- the cysC gene encoding adenylyl-sulfate kinase, whose amino-acid sequence MGASQLVRLATAGSVDDGKSTLIGRLLFDSKTVFTDQLEAIERTSRARGEAYPNLALLTDGLRAEREQGITIDVAHRYFATPQRKFIIADTPGHVQYTRNMVTGASTADLALILIDARKGVLEQSRRHAFLASLLGIPHLVLCLNKMDLVGWSQERFEEIREDFRRFAMKLQVHDLTFIPMSALHGDNVVHRGASMPWYEGTSLLHHLEQVHVASDRNLIDARFPVQYVIREHSRDFRGYAGTVAGGVFKPGDEVTVLPSGFTTTVRAIWGPGGTTITEAFASQAVTIELADDLDLGRGDLICRPGNRPHTSRDVDAMVCWFSEQGTLSPGANYLVRHTTRETKAEIRDLDYRLDVTTLHRDETAQALYLNEIGRIRLRTRQPLLFDSYRRNRSTGGFLLVDEHSGATVAAGMITGPSVTASNVVWHTAAVTRTERATRGLTVWLTGLSASGKSSVAVELERRLVASGRPAYLLDGDNLRHGLNGNLGFSPADRAENVRRVAEVAKLFADAGVVSVVSLISPYQADRELARAAHEAAGLPFLEVFVDTPLEVCEDRDPKGMYAKARAGEIKGFTGVDAPYERPETPDLVLRPENGDPSSMAALILAALE is encoded by the coding sequence ATGGGCGCTTCACAGCTGGTCCGCCTCGCGACCGCGGGCAGCGTCGACGACGGGAAGTCGACCCTGATCGGCCGCCTGCTGTTCGACTCGAAGACGGTGTTCACCGACCAGCTCGAAGCCATCGAACGCACCAGCCGCGCCCGCGGCGAGGCGTACCCCAACCTCGCGCTGCTCACCGACGGCCTGCGCGCCGAACGCGAACAGGGCATCACGATCGACGTCGCCCATCGGTATTTCGCGACGCCTCAACGGAAGTTCATCATCGCCGACACCCCGGGACACGTGCAGTACACCCGGAACATGGTCACCGGGGCGTCCACGGCGGACCTCGCGCTGATCCTGATCGACGCCCGCAAAGGCGTACTCGAACAGTCGCGGCGGCACGCCTTCCTGGCGAGCCTCCTGGGCATCCCGCATCTGGTGCTGTGCCTCAACAAAATGGACCTCGTCGGCTGGTCGCAGGAACGCTTCGAGGAGATCCGTGAGGACTTCCGCCGTTTCGCCATGAAACTCCAGGTCCACGACCTGACCTTCATCCCGATGTCGGCGCTGCACGGCGACAACGTCGTGCACCGGGGCGCCAGTATGCCCTGGTACGAGGGCACTTCCCTGCTGCACCACCTCGAACAGGTGCACGTGGCCTCGGATCGCAACCTCATCGACGCGCGCTTCCCGGTGCAGTACGTCATCCGGGAACACAGCCGCGATTTCCGCGGGTACGCGGGCACCGTCGCGGGCGGGGTGTTCAAACCCGGTGACGAGGTCACCGTGCTGCCGTCCGGTTTCACCACGACGGTGCGCGCGATCTGGGGGCCGGGCGGCACCACGATCACCGAAGCCTTCGCCTCGCAGGCCGTCACGATCGAACTCGCCGACGACCTCGACCTCGGCCGCGGCGACCTGATCTGCCGTCCCGGCAACCGCCCGCACACCAGCCGTGACGTCGACGCGATGGTGTGCTGGTTCTCCGAGCAGGGAACCTTGTCCCCCGGGGCGAACTACCTCGTCCGGCACACCACCCGCGAGACCAAGGCGGAGATCCGCGACCTCGACTACCGGCTCGACGTCACCACCCTTCATCGCGACGAGACCGCGCAAGCGTTGTACCTCAACGAGATCGGCCGGATCCGGCTGCGCACCCGGCAACCGCTGCTGTTCGATTCCTACCGCCGCAACCGGTCCACCGGCGGTTTCCTCCTCGTCGACGAGCATTCCGGGGCGACGGTCGCAGCCGGGATGATCACCGGCCCGAGCGTGACGGCGTCGAACGTCGTCTGGCACACCGCCGCGGTCACCAGGACCGAACGCGCGACGCGCGGGCTCACCGTCTGGCTCACCGGGCTTTCCGCGTCCGGCAAATCGAGTGTGGCCGTCGAACTGGAACGGCGCCTGGTGGCGTCCGGCAGGCCCGCGTATCTGCTGGACGGCGACAACCTCCGGCACGGGCTGAACGGGAACCTCGGCTTCAGCCCGGCCGATCGCGCCGAGAACGTCCGGCGCGTCGCGGAGGTCGCGAAGCTGTTCGCCGACGCCGGTGTGGTGTCGGTGGTTTCGCTGATCAGCCCGTACCAGGCCGACCGCGAACTCGCCCGCGCCGCGCACGAAGCCGCCGGGCTGCCGTTCCTGGAGGTCTTCGTCGACACCCCGCTCGAGGTCTGCGAAGACCGCGACCCCAAGGGGATGTACGCGAAGGCGAGGGCGGGCGAGATCAAGGGGTTCACCGGGGTGGACGCTCCCTACGAACGTCCCGAGACCCCGGATCTGGTGCTACGGCCCGAAAACGGCGATCCCTCTTCGATGGCCGCGCTGATCCTCGCCGCCCTCGAGTAG
- the cysD gene encoding sulfate adenylyltransferase subunit CysD, whose protein sequence is MASPAYELTHLEALEAEAVHIFREVAATFERPVLLFSGGKDSMVMLHVAAKAFWPSPPPFPVMHVDTGHNFDEVIEFRDLTAATYGLRLVVTSVQDDIDAGRVVEDPRAGRNRLQTAALLRGIREHSFDAVFGGARRDEEKARAKERVFSFRDEFGQWDPRNQRPELWDLYNGRHRKGEHIRVFPLSNWTELDIWQYIEAEDVDLPSIYYSHRRPVVQRDGMLLAHTRFLALSEGESPYEATVRFRTVGDATCTGCVESTATSPSEVVAEVAASRLTERGATRADDRISEAGMEDRKKEGYF, encoded by the coding sequence ATGGCGTCCCCGGCCTACGAGCTCACCCATCTCGAAGCACTCGAAGCCGAAGCCGTGCACATCTTCCGGGAGGTTGCGGCGACCTTCGAACGGCCGGTACTGCTGTTCTCCGGCGGCAAGGACTCGATGGTGATGCTCCACGTGGCGGCCAAAGCCTTCTGGCCGTCGCCACCGCCCTTCCCTGTGATGCACGTCGACACCGGGCACAACTTCGACGAGGTCATCGAGTTCCGGGACCTCACGGCCGCCACCTACGGCCTCCGGCTCGTCGTCACCAGCGTGCAGGACGACATCGACGCGGGCCGGGTCGTCGAAGACCCCAGGGCCGGCCGGAACCGCCTCCAGACCGCCGCCCTGTTGCGCGGCATCCGCGAGCATTCCTTCGACGCGGTCTTCGGCGGCGCCCGGCGCGACGAGGAGAAGGCCCGCGCCAAGGAACGGGTGTTCAGTTTCCGCGACGAGTTCGGCCAATGGGATCCGCGCAATCAGCGCCCGGAGCTTTGGGATCTCTACAACGGCAGGCACCGCAAAGGTGAGCACATCCGCGTCTTCCCGCTGTCGAACTGGACCGAGCTCGACATCTGGCAGTACATCGAAGCCGAGGACGTCGATCTGCCGTCGATCTACTATTCGCACCGGCGCCCGGTCGTCCAACGGGACGGCATGCTGCTCGCGCACACCCGCTTCCTCGCCTTGAGCGAAGGCGAAAGTCCTTACGAGGCAACGGTTCGCTTCCGCACCGTCGGCGACGCGACCTGTACCGGCTGCGTCGAGTCGACGGCGACGTCACCGAGCGAAGTGGTCGCCGAGGTGGCCGCCAGCAGGCTCACCGAACGCGGTGCCACCCGCGCCGACGACCGGATCTCCGAGGCCGGAATGGAAGACCGGAAGAAGGAAGGCTACTTCTGA